From the genome of Monomorium pharaonis isolate MP-MQ-018 chromosome 1, ASM1337386v2, whole genome shotgun sequence:
aattatattaaaattatgatcgAAGATATAAATACTGGCCGTTCCAATTTCTGATGAGCAAAAAAAGCGCGGAAAAAAGCAGCATTAATCAACAGGAGGCAGACTTGATTAAATATCAGCTTTATCAATCTTATCTCGACTTATCGGAGCTCGTTTTCCCGGGAAGTAAGAGcgaacaaattttaatatggtaATAAATATTGCTATCGAAGCTTAGGAATATTTGTCAAAAGGCAGAATCGATTAAATATCAGCTTTATCAATCTTATCTCTAATTATCAAAGCTCGTTTTTCCGGCACAAGCgaacaacaaattttaatatggtaataaatattgtattgctATTGAAGCTTAGGAATATTTGTTACGTTTCTAAGTTTTAATCAAATCTTTTCTGTAGTAAAAAGTACTCGTGTAGTTGCGCAATTGTACACGCACGATGCGTCGATTATGGCCGAGAAGACTGCCTTAGAAGACGATATTTTCCATATAGATCCTTGGAATAAAGACTTAAAGGTTGACAATTTcacatacttaaaaaaatcacaatattAACAATCTTAATATTCcgtatgtatattttcttaaactgtCAATTTTTCAAACGATTCAGACGGACGTCGAAGCAACGCAAAGCACTCCGTTAATTACGGAGTCTGGCGAGCCGGTGTTTGTCGTAATCGAAGTCGAGCTTTTTCGTCCGCTTGTTCCTTGCAGACTCGAAACTGACTTTTCAAACATGTAAGTTCGTAAgcattacaattaaaaaaaaatcacgatTTTAGTCAACTGTATTGATATTGAAGTtagtcaattaaaattattatcatttaatcGGTTgttcagaaaattataaaaattttccataTGACTAATCTTTTTAGAATCGAGGAGATAACGAAGCCGACGGTAACTAAGCCTTATATTTATTCCGGCGACGTAGCGGAACAGCAATACGCAACTTGTATTCAGAAAATAGTAGAGATTCTTACGGAGAGCTACAGGGTATCAAGCTCTTTCGTATCCTCCTacgtgaaatatattttaatataattcataaGTTGAGATAACAACAGacacatgttttttttttgcgttcaGGACTTTCGTGACGAGAAAAAGCGAGAAAAGTTATCTGCTTCGAAAGAATGGGAAGATAATGTGGAAAAGACAGATAAAACGAAGTATTGCTTTGTTCCCGAAGAggtaagaataattttaatggcGAGATATGAAGAATTATTGTATTCGCACGTTCGTGTGTACTCTTGTCACGATAATTTTCAGGATGAGCTAACTTGTTTCACgcaatatttgtacaaaaccGGTATGTACATGGACATTCGCAGCACTTTGAAGATGAAAGTGATCACGCTGTTAGATCAGAAATTCAAGACGAGCATAAGCACTTTACAGTCCATCGACACCCaggtctaaaaatatatttatatttcaaaattattccaacacttaaaaattattccaaCGTTTACCtaaatttcgtaaaaaaattccaCGAGAAATTCCCAAATTTTctaagaattttattcaaaattttgagtATAACGCTGGAGAATTGTCAATGAAAATCTGCGATTTTCGAGGCTAAAAGAATTCCTTGAAAACTTCAAACTTTCCCGATAGTAAACAttctgtattattatattattgtacataaaCTATGTTTTATCTCTTCCCAACACAGATTCATAATCAGaatcgttaaaaatttcaatttataataagaaagctgctttattatattattattatttataattatttagcaaGCTGCAATTTATGTGCAGAATTTTGTAGCATCCACGTACACATATCTCGTCGAGCAAATGCACCTGgccattaataaaattgtcgaAAGCCGCCTTGCGAATGAGGATTTACCAAGGATTGCGAAACCTAAAATTTTGTACTTCTACGCCGAAGAGGCCTACGAATTGGGTCACGTAGATGATGCAAGGCGACATTATCAGGCCGTATATAACTCAATCCTCTGCCTTAagaaaatatcatattgaATTCGACGCATCATGACGCGTGATACTTCTCGCAGGCAATTGCGGTAGACAGAAGTGACGCCGAAGCGTGGACAAAATATGCGATCTTTCTTCTAAAAGTCGGCGACGCGAAGCGCGCGAAGGAATGCTGCCGCGAAGCGATTCTCGCGAACAGACGCGACAAATTTGcgtaaatgaatatatatacagttaTATTGTTGAGCAGGAAATCATAACAGTTACTTAATTTAGGTGGTATTGCTAGGGTAATGTAATACAATACATGTACATTTTCTCGCAGCTTATTGATGTACGGATTGATTCTGGCCGAGGATCAAAACTATCGTGAAGCGGAGGTCTTTCTGAGAGCCGTTACCGATTTCTACCCGCGATTCGTCGAGGGATGGGTTATCCTGCATCTGTTCTACACTCGTACAAATTACAGTCCGGGTACAGAGAACAGAAACCCCAAGAGCAAATCTTAGTAAGAAAAGTAAATCagaaaaatatacgtattttattttgataggGGTAGATCTTACTTTGAGAATAGCGGAGAAGTGCATAAAAGACGACAACGGAGAGACGGAGATCTCGAGCGAGGATCCTATCGCTTGGACAACGATTCATTGTCCGCGTGATAACGCGTTCGTGATAACGGCCACGCTCCTGATAAAGCTGCATTTCTGTAACGTAATGTGTCTGCACTTAAAATACCTCGTAAAAACTACACTGAAAATAgtcttattgaataaataattcaataagactctttttttcagtatatgtatatatgtgcaaACCGTGCtgtatgttataattattcgCGCGTTTATACAGTTGGCTGGGCTAGTGTTGGCGGAAGAAATGTCTCGCGCAGGTAGATCCACTCACGTTCTATACTACATGGCCGTGCAATGTTATTTACTACAGCGATACGAAGAAGCTCTGTCGCATCTAAAAGAGGCCGAATACATTTACGGACTGGTCCGTACAATTTCATGCtgtaatgttttctttttgttatgcaataatttgtacaataattaccaaattaatttctgaaaagtATTCAGCAATAACCGTGTTAAGATAAGTCTTCGTTATTTCtagtattatttctttaaagattGCTATATGTACAGACAAAtgaaatttagaattaaaaatttt
Proteins encoded in this window:
- the LOC105835960 gene encoding LOW QUALITY PROTEIN: uncharacterized protein LOC105835960 (The sequence of the model RefSeq protein was modified relative to this genomic sequence to represent the inferred CDS: substituted 3 bases at 3 genomic stop codons), producing the protein MEEASVQDEAIESSIKIIIESIENITVKEVTAVSFVVMHNDVALGESTPIIIDPGFKEPPQIYDVNFAVVFSFIVNRRNSVDSIVSAPILIKVTCDIQGQQLPDSARSVANSKKKVATVASQQRTPTSSSVIGFCNLDLMPILLVLRPWPPGERSLVEKLIVQTPHLSFDGDAVSWQNLPLLNATVIYDGEEIFPSKAEINFLSVTVESIYNPPIFFAEDADYKAGTIIYVDNEIPENVIFEDGKWTKYRDLEKTKRWRSLSKLQSRARLSKWKLDRDYARIKNTLGVELDLQKEVCQDKPRIEWNFMNRSTLREVESEMMKKHLIKYTSLVEFLLYQSYLDLSELVFPGSKSEQILICLGIFVTFLSFNQIFSVVKSTRVVAQLYTHDASIMAEKTALEDDIFHIDPWNKDLKVDNFTYLKKSQYXQSXYSTDVEATQSTPLITESGEPVFVVIEVELFRPLVPCRLETDFSNIIEEITKPTVTKPYIYSGDVAEQQYATCIQKIVEILTESYRDELTCFTQYLYKTGMYMDIRSTLKMKVITLLDQKFKTSISTLQSIDTQNFVASTYTYLVEQMHLAINKIVESRLANEDLPRIAKPKILYFYAEEAYELGHVDDARRHYQAAIAVDRSDAEAWTKYAIFLLKVGDAKRAKECCREAILANRRDKFALLMYGLILAEDQNYREAEVFLRAVTDFYPRFVEGWVILHLFYTRTNYSPGVDLTLRIAEKCIKDDNGETEISSEDPIAWTTIHCPRDNAFVITATLLIKLHFCNVMCLHLKYLVKTTLKIVLLNKXFNKTLFFSICIYVQTVLYVIIIRAFIQLAGLVLAEEMSRAGRSTHVLYYMAVQCYLLQRYEEALSHLKEAEYIYGLDYSISSLMGHCHFQEGNFAEAIHCYEFANATFNRPDDVHLVQTRMGQHYENIGNYERGLKTFLSVCRTSPTAETWLGAGIAFFELRRFAEAEAALTEANRIDNRNETVWKYLCLLNMSLERHDEFAQCYGQIAQDNKAFSLEKRFLKPREGKPGSVML